In Bacteriovorax sp. Seq25_V, the genomic window TTCCAATATTAACGAAGTAATTAAAATATGTAAGGAATTCATAAGTGTGTCCTATTCCAAAATATGTGAGATTGTTTAAGTTTTGTTCATTACTCATTCTTTGGAGGCTAGAACTAAATTGCCAAGAAGTGTCTTTAAAGAAGCGATGATAAGGTTGAAAAAGTGTTAGGGTAATGAGATTGAGTTCATCTAGTCTTAATTTCTTATTATAGCTAAATTGAGTTTCAAGTACTTTTAGTTGTGTTTCACTGAGTGACCTATTTTGAAATGAAAACCTATCTATTAGGACAGGACGAATTTTAAGTAAGCCTGTATAATCTGAATTGTATCTAGCTCCTAGAGATACTAGAAAAGTATTATCTCTTTCTCTTGGGGAAGATATTTGATCGTGGATTTCAGTTGTCTTAATATGAATAATTCTCATATTGTCTTTATAGGAATTGTCATAAATTCCTTCTCGTTTAAATTTATATTGTGCATAGTAAAAATAAGCTGTTCCTATGCTGGGATCTGTGTCGATTGAAATTTTTTTCGATCCATTAATAATCATTTCTAGTTCATTTTTTTTTGTGCTGCTTAGTTGATCGATGTAGAATTTTGCGATTGTAGAATAAGGGAGAATTTTCTTCGAATTTGCTTTCCCATTACTGTATTTATTGAAAACACTGCTCGGAAGAGTGTATAGATAGTTCTCTGTTGCATTGGATTCTAGAATAGTACTTAGTAGAGCATCAATCCGATAAGCACAATTTTGATTTAGAAAATAATAGTCAAATTGCGCCTTATCAAGTTCATAGAGATGGTATTTAAATAGTAATAGCTGTTTACTTGTTAAAGATAACTCCGTCGAGAAAAGATAGCGTTGTTCTTTATTAGAATATTCATGAAACTTCTTAAAGATAGGTTCAACGATGTAATAACCAGGATAACCTCCAGTTAACCCTCTGGCGGAATACATGAGAAAGCCATCACTCTTGTTCGTTAATGCGGAAAAATGTATTGCCTTATCTGTTAGCTGAATTTCTGAGTTTTGATGTATTGAGAGCATGATATGGCCAAAAGCTGATGATGGAGCATTAAAGTACTCTGAGGTTAAAAGAATACTTAGGTGCTCTCCGGGAATATTTTCTAGAAAACTTTGTAGTCCCACACATTTTTTTAAATCATAAACAGGTGTTGATTTAATATTTTCCTTTAGTGTGAGATAACGCGCAGGAAAGGCACATGCAAGCGCTCTTGAGTTCTGGTCTTGTTTGTTTATTGCTTCTTGAAAGGAAAAAAATTCCTTGCTCATGTCCTTGCTGAAAGTAAAGAATTCTTGATTCTTGATTTGTGATATATCGTTATCGTTAGTGTAGTAAAGCTTTTTGAACGATGAAGGAATAGAGTTCGCATGTATTTTAAGCGACACAATTAGAAGCAGAGAACATATTATAGATTTTAAAGCGGATTTCATATACCTTGATTGTATAATAATTTTAACAATTAAGGAGAGAGAATGTTAAAAAAAATTAGTGCCGCAGTAATTGCTTTAGTTATCTTTACCGGTTGTGCTGGAGTAATTAAGGGAACAAGTCAGACCGTTACTTTTACATCTGAACCATCTGGTGCGGAAGTTATTATTGATGGTACTTCACGCGGTATGACACCTTTAACAGTAAAACTTAAAAAAAATATGTATGACACGATTATTATAAAGAAAGATGGTTATAATTCAGTAACAAAGCCTCTTGAAAAAGTTTACGATGCGACAGCGCTACTTAATATCTTTTGGGATTTAAGTACAACAGATTTAATTACTGGTGCCGCTTATGAGTATGAGCCAAACTCTTACCATGTGAGACTAGAGAAAGAATCAAATAAGTGAATGTTTAGCTTTGATATGATGAGAGCTGATACGAGCTCTCATTTATCAGTCTTTGTTCTAATGTTTTATTTCGAAATCGCAGCAGAGTATCTTGTTGGAAATGGCAGACACCTCATTTCTCTCAAAGAACTTTCTCGTTCATATATGTCCGAGTCCGAAGTTGAATCGTGTCTAGAAAGCTCTCATAATGCACCTGAGCTTATTAATTGTATAAAAAAAAATAATCAGTGAGGATTTCTTATCCTCACGAGATTACTTCGTAAGAATGGCAATGAATTGTCAGACTTTATTAATTGCTGATATTTCGATCATTCTATAGACTTTAAAACAATAACTGAGGACATAAA contains:
- a CDS encoding DUF4105 domain-containing protein; its protein translation is MSLKIHANSIPSSFKKLYYTNDNDISQIKNQEFFTFSKDMSKEFFSFQEAINKQDQNSRALACAFPARYLTLKENIKSTPVYDLKKCVGLQSFLENIPGEHLSILLTSEYFNAPSSAFGHIMLSIHQNSEIQLTDKAIHFSALTNKSDGFLMYSARGLTGGYPGYYIVEPIFKKFHEYSNKEQRYLFSTELSLTSKQLLLFKYHLYELDKAQFDYYFLNQNCAYRIDALLSTILESNATENYLYTLPSSVFNKYSNGKANSKKILPYSTIAKFYIDQLSSTKKNELEMIINGSKKISIDTDPSIGTAYFYYAQYKFKREGIYDNSYKDNMRIIHIKTTEIHDQISSPRERDNTFLVSLGARYNSDYTGLLKIRPVLIDRFSFQNRSLSETQLKVLETQFSYNKKLRLDELNLITLTLFQPYHRFFKDTSWQFSSSLQRMSNEQNLNNLTYFGIGHTYEFLTYFNYFVNIGNQEMENFWNPYLSVETNLFGYLGSNLKYGLNYEYRQFKDEHMTILKSYLNWKLTKNKQLLFETKKYKKSSLTTVINLRFLL
- a CDS encoding PEGA domain-containing protein, with the translated sequence MLKKISAAVIALVIFTGCAGVIKGTSQTVTFTSEPSGAEVIIDGTSRGMTPLTVKLKKNMYDTIIIKKDGYNSVTKPLEKVYDATALLNIFWDLSTTDLITGAAYEYEPNSYHVRLEKESNK